Part of the Deltaproteobacteria bacterium genome, AGGCAGTGAACCTTGAGACCGACATAATAGCCAAGTACGTGGAAGCCTTCACCAAAAGGGCGATGGATCGCTCAGAAGGCGGGCTTTCGCGGGAGCTTCTGGCCCGAAAGGGGTTTTTGTAGGTTGGGTGGTTTCGGGCCGACAGGCGAGGGTTCACCCAACAATTGCCCAACGCCTCCGTCATGTTGGGTGAACCTGTGCATCGCGCAGAACCACCCAACCTACGGTTTTTTCATTCGGCTTTTGTCAGAGGGCCGATAAAGCAAGAAGTGGAAAGCTACTCAAAATGCCGAAAATTTCAATCGAACAGGCCATCAAGGACATCCGCGACGGTAAAATGGTGATCCTTGCCGACGACGAGGACCGGGAAAACGAAGGCGACCTCACAATGGCCGCCGAAAAGATCACCCCTGAGGCCATCAACTTCATGGCCAAATACGGGCGCGGCCTCATCTGCCTTTCCCTCACCCGCGAAAAGGCCGACTCCCTGGACCTGCGGCCCATGGTGCGCGACAACCAGTCCCCCTACCAGACGGGATTCACGGTTTCCATCGAGGCCCGGAACGGCGTCACCACGGGCATTTCAGCCGCCGACCGCGCAACCACCATTCTTACGGCTGTGGCCCCCAACGCCAAGCCCCGCGATCTGGTGCGGCCCGGCCACATCTTTCCCTTAAGGGCCAGAACGGGCGGCGTGATGGTTCGCGCCGGCCAGACCGAAGGCTCCATGGACCTTGCCCGCATGGCGGGCCTCATCCCCGCAGGCGTAATCTGCGAGATAATGGACGACGACGGCACCATGGCCCGTATGCCCTCCCTGGAGCGTTTTTCCCAGGAGCACGGAATAGGCATCTGCACCATAGCGGACATGATTGAGTACCGCATGAGGAAGGAATCCTTCGTGCGCAGGGCGGCGGAAGCCAAGATTCCCACCTGCCACGGCGGTGAGTTCCGCGCCATCGTCTACGAAAACGACGTTGACAACTTCCTGCACATAGCCCTCATAAAAGGCGATATAGACCCGGAAACGCCGACCCTTGTGCGGGTTCACTCCGAGTGCGTGACGGGCGACGTTTTCGGGTCGCTCCGCTGCGACTGCGGGGACCAGCTTCATAAGGCCATGCACCGCATAGGCGAGGAAGGCGGGGTGCTCCTCTACATCCACCAGGAGGGCCGGGGAATCGGGCTCGTCAACAAGATCAAGGCCTACGCGCTCCAGGAGCAGGGCCAGGACACCGTTGAAGCCAACGAGAGCCTGGGTTTCCCGCCGGACATGCGGAACTACGGCATAGGGGCGCAGATACTGGTTGACCTGGGCATCCGCAAGATGCGGATCATGACCAACAACCCGAAGAAAATGGTGGGCCTTGAAGGCTACGGCCTTTCCATCGTTGAACAGGTGCCCCTGGAAGTGGCCTCAAACGAGTACAACCAGGCCTACCTTGAGTGCAAGGCAACGAAAATGGGGCATACGATACACCCCGAAAACTATAAGTAGAGGGCAGGCTTCGCAAAATCGCGTGATGCTGCGTCAAGCATCGCCGGGCGCGGTGCGCACGTATCGCGATACGCTTACGCCCGCGCCCGGCTCGCTTTCCTTGCCTGAC contains:
- a CDS encoding bifunctional 3,4-dihydroxy-2-butanone-4-phosphate synthase/GTP cyclohydrolase II → MPKISIEQAIKDIRDGKMVILADDEDRENEGDLTMAAEKITPEAINFMAKYGRGLICLSLTREKADSLDLRPMVRDNQSPYQTGFTVSIEARNGVTTGISAADRATTILTAVAPNAKPRDLVRPGHIFPLRARTGGVMVRAGQTEGSMDLARMAGLIPAGVICEIMDDDGTMARMPSLERFSQEHGIGICTIADMIEYRMRKESFVRRAAEAKIPTCHGGEFRAIVYENDVDNFLHIALIKGDIDPETPTLVRVHSECVTGDVFGSLRCDCGDQLHKAMHRIGEEGGVLLYIHQEGRGIGLVNKIKAYALQEQGQDTVEANESLGFPPDMRNYGIGAQILVDLGIRKMRIMTNNPKKMVGLEGYGLSIVEQVPLEVASNEYNQAYLECKATKMGHTIHPENYK